CATATGGTCATTTATTAAATCGAATGAAAAAGGGGGAAATCAAAAGACTCTTAGTCGTAGCAACTGGTGCTCTCCTTTCGCCTTTATCTTTTCAGCAAAATGATACAATCCCATGTATTGCTCATGCGGTTTCGATTGAAATGAATGAAGAGGTGAAAAAAGGATGACAGTCGCATCAAATGTAAAAACAACTTTGGCCAGTTTAAAAAGTGCCCAAGCAAATTTTAGCAAACTGGCCCTTAATACGATTGAAGAGGACGCGAAACGTATTTTTCATGAATCCATGATGGAAACGAGTTTAATCATTCAAGATTTAGAAAAAAGATTGGCTGAGTTGGAACGCGAAGAGCCACAATATAAAGGATTTTAAGAAA
Above is a genomic segment from Oikeobacillus pervagus containing:
- a CDS encoding DUF1657 domain-containing protein, with protein sequence MTVASNVKTTLASLKSAQANFSKLALNTIEEDAKRIFHESMMETSLIIQDLEKRLAELEREEPQYKGF